The following DNA comes from Methanosarcina vacuolata Z-761.
ATTGGATTAATACCTACAGTTAACGTGGTTGAAGTAGAGCCTGTCGTTGGAAATATTAGCAAAGGATTTCAAGAATTAGGAACAAAAGTAGATGGTCTTTCTCAAGAAATGAATGAGATAAGGATTAGCTTAAGCCCTGGCATAACGCAAGAAATTGAAATTTCTTCAGGAATTGAAATTGCAGGAACAGGTGCAGCGCTAATAACAACGATTCCTTTGCAAGAAATTTCTTACGCTGAAATTAAAGAAGACTTGCAAAGGATAAAAGGAGAACATATTAGCAAATTGTCTGAGCTCCCAAAAAGATTAGCTAACAAAATTAAAGGTTATTTATTACTGAAAGACAGAGAAGATATTGTTGAGCAGTTAACTTGAAGTGGGTTATTTTTAGTGATCAGTCAACAATATATCTATTGCCTGTTTTACTCACTTCATACCTGAACATAAAAACGGCTTTAATCTACCACTTTCTACCAGACAACTGCACAATTCCAGAATATGGGCCGCTCGATATTTAAACATTAAAAACAAAAAAGCGCCCAGAAATTTATCTCATAAAGCGCTCACTGTGTATCCTGTGCAGGATATATATTCATGCCTTCCCTTTGTTCTAAAGAATTCATTTCTCCTATACAATGGTGATCTTTTGTCTACAAAAATTAGCCGTGAAAGTTTTATTCGGTCTATTGCAGACCTATTAAGAAAAACGGAAACCGAACTTCCTGATGATGTGGTAAACGCAATCAGGAACGCTGAGGCCGCAGAAGAAAATAAGGTTGCAAAATTTCAGCTTCGGGCAATCCTGAAGAACCTTGAAATTGCAAAAAAACACAGAGTCCCCATGTGCCAGGACACAGGCATCATGATCTTTTTTGCGGAAATCGGGAGCGAATTTCATCCAGGTTTTGACCTTGAGGCTGCAATCAGGGAAGCAGTGGTCCTTGCAACAGCCGAAATTCCTCTCCGGCCGAACGCAGTCGATCCCCTGACCCGAAAGAACAGCGGAAATAATACAGGAGTTGGAATTCCGGATATTCACTGGAAAATCGTTCCCGGAAGCCAGTTAAAGATCACAGCAGCCCCTAAAGGCGCAGGTTCGGAAAATATGAGTTCGCTGCATATGTTTAACCCTACAGAAACCGGAAGCATCAAAAACTTCGTGCTAGAAACCATAGTGAACGCCGGAGGAATGCCCTGCCCTCCACTGACCATAGGAATCGGTATTGGAGGTTCTTTTGATGCGGCAGCCAGGCTTGCAAAAGAATCCCTTCTTGAGCCTCTTGACGCCCCGATGGAAGGACTGGAAAGAGAAATTTTTGAGTCTGTAAATGCCCTTGGGATAGGCTGTATGGGGCTTGGCGGCAGCACAACTGCCCTTGCAGTGCGCGTGAAAACTGCTCACTGCCACACTGCGTCCCTTCCGGTTGCAGTAAATATCCAGTGCTGGGCGAATCGACATGCTTCGGTTATGTTTGGGGGGGATGAGTAATGGAATATCACCTGAAAACTCCGCTGAAGAAAGAAGATATCGAGAAACTCAATGCCGGAGATATTGTCTATATCTCAGGGGAAATCCTGACAGCCAGGGACGAAGCTCATGCCAGAATTCTTGAAATGGGAGAAAAGAAAGAAGCTCTTCCTTTTTCCCTGGAAGGTGCTGTAATCTACCACTGCGGCCCTCTGATACAGCAAACCGAAAACGGCTGGAAAGTAGTATCTGCCGGCCCTACAACCAGCGGCAGGATGTCAAAAATGACTCCTCCTCTCCTGAAAGCCCATAACGTCCGGGCAATCATTGGAAAAGGCGGGATGAAAGGCGTAGCTGATGCCTTGAAGAATGGGTCTGTCTATCTTGCTTATACAGGCGGATGTGCAGCTCTTGCGGCAGAGTTAATTAAGGAAGTAAAAGCCGTCCACTGGCTTGACCTTGGAATGCCTGAAGCTGTCTGGGTGCTCAGAGTGGAAGAATTCGGGCCGCTTATTGTAGGGATTGATATAAAAGGAAAGGATATTTTTGCCGAGGTAAGGGAAAAAGCTCAAAAACAGCTTGAAAAGCAATGATAAATTTTTAAAAAGCTTGAAAACCAAAACTAAATTTTTAAAAGGTTTGAAAAACAAAGATAAATTCTTAAAAAGCTTGAAAATCAGGGATAAGGCCAGTATTTCTTCATTAGCTGGCAGCAGAGATTGAGGGTTACAGGAAGATGTCGTCCGGGTCTTTACCTTAATCTCGAATAGGCTGCCGGTAGCTAATTCGGAAAAAGGTTTTTGAATAGGCTGCCGGATTAGCAGGTTCAGGAAGAAGGGTTTGCAGATTTTTGAAGATATCTCAAAGCCCTGCTTACTTGTAATTGTTTTCAAGCTGTCTGAAGGCTTTTACAAGAGATTCCATTTTTCTAACAATGATTTTCCCGAGAAGGGAAAGCTCATATATCTTTTCCTCCTGAATCACGAGCCCTTTTTCCTTCAGTTTTTTAAGCTGGGGCAGGATCGCGACTGAGTTCGTATCAAGCTCATTATTGATCTCTTCAATGGTTCGAGGCTTTTCTTTGAGGAGGAGAAGCAGGTCAGTCCTTTTTTCGGAGGACAAAAGAATTGTGATCAGGTTAGATCTCATCACC
Coding sequences within:
- a CDS encoding fumarate hydratase encodes the protein MSTKISRESFIRSIADLLRKTETELPDDVVNAIRNAEAAEENKVAKFQLRAILKNLEIAKKHRVPMCQDTGIMIFFAEIGSEFHPGFDLEAAIREAVVLATAEIPLRPNAVDPLTRKNSGNNTGVGIPDIHWKIVPGSQLKITAAPKGAGSENMSSLHMFNPTETGSIKNFVLETIVNAGGMPCPPLTIGIGIGGSFDAAARLAKESLLEPLDAPMEGLEREIFESVNALGIGCMGLGGSTTALAVRVKTAHCHTASLPVAVNIQCWANRHASVMFGGDE
- a CDS encoding FumA C-terminus/TtdB family hydratase beta subunit, coding for MEYHLKTPLKKEDIEKLNAGDIVYISGEILTARDEAHARILEMGEKKEALPFSLEGAVIYHCGPLIQQTENGWKVVSAGPTTSGRMSKMTPPLLKAHNVRAIIGKGGMKGVADALKNGSVYLAYTGGCAALAAELIKEVKAVHWLDLGMPEAVWVLRVEEFGPLIVGIDIKGKDIFAEVREKAQKQLEKQ
- a CDS encoding ArsR family transcriptional regulator produces the protein MRSNLITILLSSEKRTDLLLLLKEKPRTIEEINNELDTNSVAILPQLKKLKEKGLVIQEEKIYELSLLGKIIVRKMESLVKAFRQLENNYK